The nucleotide sequence AATCTGCCATATGTCCCGCAGGAAGAATGGCTCCTCTATCTTTTAACGATATTCCAACGACTTTCGATCGGCCGCTGGTGGCTAGTTTCAATTCATCGGTAATGGTTTGCGATTTTAGGTTTCTCGGTGAACGGGAATAGCTGCTCACCTCCTTTTTTGAAACGCCGCTGCCATCGGTTAAAAATACCGTTTCATCTTCGGCACAGTAAACCGTTCGGCCTTTTTCCCTACTGTACCAATCATTGGCAACGATGCCGTGGTTGGCAGGGGTGGTACCGGTGTAGATCGATGCGTGCCCCGGCCCGGTATAGGTAGGCACATAATTGTAGTGCATGTTCTTAACGTTAAACCCATCGTTCATCAAACGTTTAAAACCGTTTTCGGAATAATTGTCCTGAAAGCGGTAAAGGTATTCGGCACGCATTTGATCAAGAACAATACCCACTACCAGTTTGGGTTTGTCATTGGTCTGTGCGTGGGCCAGTTGCGAAACAAGGGCAATAGCTACTAAAAAAATCCTGTAATTCATACTGTTTGTTTTTGTAATGGCCGAACTTTTGTCGGGTGGCCATTGGTGATATATCTAAAAATGAACTTTGTTGGTATGTTGGTTATGTCGTATTCAACTTTAATCATACTACCGGCAAGAAGAATCGCAAGCATTGAAAGGGGGCCGCTTAGCTGCCAAGCGACAACGCATAGGGCGCAAGTTAGTGCAATATGGACTTTCAAGAAAGGGCTTTTGGGGCAAAAAGGGTGAATCGTAATCATAAATAGGTCTCGTTCAGGTGCCGTGTTCGTAGGCTGTTGTTCCCATGTTCGCAGTTGCACTATTCTAGGCCCGGCCTGGTAAATAATGATTTTCTTATCGATGGAGCTTTTTACTACGCAGGTAATTTATCAGTAATTGTGGGCGATCGGTCTGTATAATGTCGATATGGTTATCTATAAACCAATCGTAGATCGAGGGGTTTAAGACGGCTTTTTCATCGTCGTGGCCCCCATTGTGTTGTGGCCATAATGAATTGACCCATACCGAAGCCCCTTTTTTTCGGATCTCGTCAAAATCCTTTATAATGGCAATGGTATCTTGGGGGGCGGTAAATTCAAATGCAACGGGTACGTCTTGGGTGAGGTAGCCATCTATGGTTTCCTTGGCATCCGGGTCGTCTAATCGTACTATGGGCATGAAGAATACCTTGTCTAAATATTCCCCGAATTCTTCCTTTACTTGGCTATAAGGAATATTTCCCTTGATCACAACCTGGTTATGGGTGCCTGTCTTTTCCATCACTTGATAGCATTTATCGAAGATATCGTAGCTCTTGTCCAAATTGACCAAAATTTTTCCTTTACAAAGTTGTAAGGCCTCTTCTAGGGTGGGTATTTTGTGCGGGGTGCTATGTCCGATTCCGTCTTTTAAATGGAGTGTTTGCAGGTATTCCCAGCTAAGGTCCGATACGTTTCCGCTTCCTGTAGTGGTTCGATCAATGGATCCATCGTGCATTAATATCAGTTGGCCGTCCTTGGTTTTCCTGACATCTATTTCGACCATGTCTACGCCCATATCGACACAGTTTTGAATGGCCTGTAAGGAGTTTTCAGGGGCATTGCGCCAATCACCTCTATGTGCCACCACGATTACTTGGTCGTTGTGCGAATCGGTAAGGTTGGCAATAAGGTCTTCTACGCTAGGTTTCTTTGTTTGTTCCGCCTCGGTGCGGTGCGGGTCGATCGGGGTGTCGTTCTTAACCTGTTGGTTGCAGGCCGTTAGGGTAATTACCAGGGTCAACAACCCTATTACTTTCTTATGCATCGTCAAAAGGGTTTTTTGTGTGAATTAAAGGGGGACGGGACTATTTTTCCGCCCCCCTTGATTATTTTAGTATCCCGGATTTTGAATAAGTGCGGGGTCTGCAGCTATCTGACTGGCGGGAAGCGGCAACAACAATTTGCTGTCGTCGGTAATGCCTAGAACGCTTTTGGCCCTTCCTTGACGTAAGAGATCGAACCAACGATGGCCTTCCCATACCAATTCCAATCTTCTCTGAAGGTCGATTTCCCCAAAGACGGATTCTTTGTCGGTTGCCCCGGTATAGTCGCCCAAGTTTGCTCGGTTTCTGACTTCGTCCAAGTAATCGATGGCTTCCGCTCCATTGCCCAGTTCATTCTCGATTTCGGCCAACATTAAAAGAACATCGGCATAGCGAAGTACTACCCAGTCGCTATCTGAATCAGCTACCACGGTAGTAGGTACGGCAATTTTATTGTTAAATGCCAGTCCTGATTCCAAGGTCTTAACGTAGACATCTTTACGGGCATCGGCCTCAGTGTACAGGGCGTAAAAATCAGGTTTAAGAACACCGTGTCCTTTGGTTCCGGTCATGTTTTCCTCGACCCTTCCCGTAGGGTTGAACATACGGTAGGCATCCGATCCCTCGGTGTTTGAACTTAGGCCCGAAGCATATTGTACGACAAAAATGAGTTCGTCGTTCAATTCGTTTTCCAAAGAAAAGACCTGGTCGGCCGCTATGAGCTTATGCGACTTTGATTCTACAACGGCATCTAAATATGACTTGGCCTTGGCGTAATCTTTCAAGGTCAGGTAAACTTTCCCCAATAAGGTCTGTGCGGCCGTTTTTACAACTCGGCCTTTGTTATCGTCATTGCGTACCGGTAATAGGCCTACCGCTTCGTCAAGGTCGCTTATAATCTGTAGGTATACCTCACTGACCGGAGTTCGGGTTTGACCGAAATAATCTTGTGGGTTGGCTACCTCGTCGATTACCAAGGGCACATCACCGAAAGTACGTACCAAATTAAAATAGAGCATGGCCCTTATGAATAGCATTTCGCCTTTTCTTGCGTCTTTGGTGGCCTCTTCAGCGAATTCAATATCCTGAATTCTATTGATGACAATGTTGGCCCTTTGTATTCCTTGATAACTATCTTCCCAAACATCGGCAATGAGTTCACTCTGGGGGATGACGTTAAAATCGTCTAACATACCATAAACACCACCATCATTGGCCGGGGTCTCATCATAGGCATCTTCACCGGGCAACTCGCCTACGGCAGGCATGGCCGTATTGTAAACACCTGTTAGTTGAAGTGTGGCAAAAACGGCATTTACGGCTTCTTCCAATTCGGTCTCGTTCGTGTAAAAGTTATCGGCGACCTTTGATGTATTCGGGTTTTGTATAAGTTCCTTTTCGCAACTTGTCACAACCAAGGTCATGACAACGATCAGTATATATAGATACTTCTTCATTTTAATTTCTTTTTATGTTTAGTATGATATTTTAAGACCTACCGTGTAAGTGCTGGAAATAGGGTAGTTCCCTCCGGTAGTATAACCCGACTCTAAGATGTTGCTAGAAGTTCCATCTGGGTTCCAACCTCTCCATTTTGTTGAGGTAAAGAGGTTATTGCCCGATACGTACACTTGAAGGGCCGATACCTTTAACTTGTCTAATAGGTCTTGTTGAAAGTCATATCCCAAACGAAGATCCCTAAACCTAAAGTAATCGCCATTACCTTCCTCTACGGTTACCGAGCTTCTTAAAATCTTTCTTGAGTTTGAGAAGTTACCGAAATTAGGTTGTCCTAAGAATCCATCAGGATTGTTTACAGGGTGGTATCTGTTTTCAAAATAATAGGTAGTGGGTACTCCGAAACCTTCACCTGATTCGGTCAAGGAACTAAGGTCGTCATCGAGTAAGGTCCTTCCTTCCACGCCTGTGAAATTAAAACTTAGGTTGAATCCTTTATAGCTTACATTGGCTCCGAAGCCGTAAGTGAAGTCAGGGGCATAGGTCCCTTTTGATACCTTATCGTTACTATCTATTACACCATCGTTGTTTACATCAACCGCCCGAAGGTCACCGGTAATCGTACCATCTAAATGGGGGTAGTTGTCTATTTCATCTTGGGTTTTGAATACGCCATCAACTTTATACCCGTAAATTTCGGCGATCGGATGGCCGATTTGGGTAACGAAGAGTTGGTCTCTTCCCGTGGCGATCCTATCTTGGCCTGGGCCTAAGGCTAACACCTTGTTCTGGTAAGAGGTCAGGTTGGCATTGAATCCGATACCAAGGTTGCCCACCATAAAATTATTGCCGGCAAGTTGAAATTCCCAGCCTTTGTTCTCCATTTCACCAATATTGGCCAGTACGTTATCGTAACCTGTTTGTTGCGGTACGGGTACATCAAGCAAAAGATCTTTGGTATTGGTCTTGTAATAGGCCATGGTAAAATTCAATTTGTTGTTGAAAAGGCCCAGGTCTAGTCCGATGTTCATTGATGAGGCTATTTCCCATCCAAGATCGGGGTTGGGAGCGGAGGTGGTGATAAAACCAGGAGAGATTGCACCGTTAAAAACATAGTTAGAGCCCGTAACCAAGGCTTTTGAACCATAGGTACCTATCTGGTTGTTCCCTGTTTGTCCCCAGCTCGCGGAGAATTTACCAAAGCTCACTAAACCATCGGATGGAAAGAACTCTTCTCGGCTGAATACCCATCCGGCAGATACCGAAGGAAAGTTACCCCAACGATTGTTTACACCGAACCTTGAAGATCCATCCCTTCTAATGGCGGCGGAAAGTAGGTATCTTGCACCAAAATCATACTGCAAACGCGCGAGATAAGATTCCAAGGTCCAGATTCCCATATCGGAGATTGCGGTAAACGTACTGGCACCTGCAATGTTTCTTACGTTGTCATCGGCAAACCCTGTACCCGTAACCTGGGTCAAATCGATTCTTTCCTTTTGAAAGGTATACCCTGCCAAAACGTTCAAATGATGGTCTCCATAGGTTTTGTCGTAGGTCAGTGTATTCTCGATCAAATAATTGACCTTGCTCTGTTTGTATTGATCCGCTTCGGCATCCGACCTTGGGGCGGGAGTTCTATAGGAACCAACACTTATCGGATAATAATAGTTTCTTATATAGGAGTCGTAATCGCCGCCAAGTGACAATCGGTAGGTGAGACCGTCGATTATTTCGGCATCTAAGTAGGTGTTACCAAAAACTCGGAAGCGTTGCTTGCTGTCTCCCACTTCATTGGAGGTGGCCACAAGGTTTTCTACCGGTGTTCCGTTAATGCGAACACCTTCGATTTCATGTTGCTCGTTAACCAACTGTTCACTGATGTTCACGCTTCCGTCCGCGTTATATGCCCTGTAGAAAGGCGAATTCAAAGGGATGAGTCCTAAGGCTCCGTTACTTCGGCTACCTTGGTCCACTGAATTTTCAATGGAATAGGAAGGCTTTATGTTTACTCCGAATTTTACCTTTTCGGAAACTTTGCTTTCAAGGTTGATAGATGCCGAATAGCGTTTGTAATCGGTACCTATTACAACCCCTTCTTGATCGAAATATCCTAACGAGGTGTAGTATTGTGTTTTATCGTTTCCTCCGGAAATCGAAAGGGCATAATTGGAAATTGGGGCCGTTCGAAATGCTTGGTCCATCCAATCGGTGTTTACAAGTCCTGATTGGCCATCTAGGTAGGGTTGAAGATCGGTTAAAAATAATTCACGCCCGTCTATTTGTTTTCCGTCGATCAATTTTGTGACCCTTACCGAGTTGGGATCGCTTTCACTTCT is from Zobellia galactanivorans and encodes:
- a CDS encoding glycerophosphodiester phosphodiesterase family protein produces the protein MHKKVIGLLTLVITLTACNQQVKNDTPIDPHRTEAEQTKKPSVEDLIANLTDSHNDQVIVVAHRGDWRNAPENSLQAIQNCVDMGVDMVEIDVRKTKDGQLILMHDGSIDRTTTGSGNVSDLSWEYLQTLHLKDGIGHSTPHKIPTLEEALQLCKGKILVNLDKSYDIFDKCYQVMEKTGTHNQVVIKGNIPYSQVKEEFGEYLDKVFFMPIVRLDDPDAKETIDGYLTQDVPVAFEFTAPQDTIAIIKDFDEIRKKGASVWVNSLWPQHNGGHDDEKAVLNPSIYDWFIDNHIDIIQTDRPQLLINYLRSKKLHR
- a CDS encoding RagB/SusD family nutrient uptake outer membrane protein: MKKYLYILIVVMTLVVTSCEKELIQNPNTSKVADNFYTNETELEEAVNAVFATLQLTGVYNTAMPAVGELPGEDAYDETPANDGGVYGMLDDFNVIPQSELIADVWEDSYQGIQRANIVINRIQDIEFAEEATKDARKGEMLFIRAMLYFNLVRTFGDVPLVIDEVANPQDYFGQTRTPVSEVYLQIISDLDEAVGLLPVRNDDNKGRVVKTAAQTLLGKVYLTLKDYAKAKSYLDAVVESKSHKLIAADQVFSLENELNDELIFVVQYASGLSSNTEGSDAYRMFNPTGRVEENMTGTKGHGVLKPDFYALYTEADARKDVYVKTLESGLAFNNKIAVPTTVVADSDSDWVVLRYADVLLMLAEIENELGNGAEAIDYLDEVRNRANLGDYTGATDKESVFGEIDLQRRLELVWEGHRWFDLLRQGRAKSVLGITDDSKLLLPLPASQIAADPALIQNPGY
- a CDS encoding SusC/RagA family TonB-linked outer membrane protein, encoding MKKLLISTRSIRSTIRFDLKMKLTTLFLLTAMFSMSANSTYSQNKISVKLENTTIAHFIDEIENSTDFRFVYRVKDVDLKRKISISANDELIEKILRQVFNAGKTEFTILENQIYLTQAKNTPKAVNIPITPLIIQQSISGMITDENGDPLPGASVVEKGTTNGTATDFDGNFVLEIGPDAVLEVSYIGYKSQEIIVGSQTTISAQLEPASAALEEVVLIGYGQQSRSKVIGSVSEIKSEDLQNVTAATIDQQLAGKLSGVVINQSNGQPGQDSQIVIRGTGTLTAGSNPLIVVDGFPLSEGSSLGSINPNDIKTINILKDAASAAIYGSRAANGVILITTKAGGLNKKTTVTLDIYGGVQQQSSGMDLVDAYQFAQFLTEARNWGYVSKDPTNRSESDPNSVRVTKLIDGKQIDGRELFLTDLQPYLDGQSGLVNTDWMDQAFRTAPISNYALSISGGNDKTQYYTSLGYFDQEGVVIGTDYKRYSASINLESKVSEKVKFGVNIKPSYSIENSVDQGSRSNGALGLIPLNSPFYRAYNADGSVNISEQLVNEQHEIEGVRINGTPVENLVATSNEVGDSKQRFRVFGNTYLDAEIIDGLTYRLSLGGDYDSYIRNYYYPISVGSYRTPAPRSDAEADQYKQSKVNYLIENTLTYDKTYGDHHLNVLAGYTFQKERIDLTQVTGTGFADDNVRNIAGASTFTAISDMGIWTLESYLARLQYDFGARYLLSAAIRRDGSSRFGVNNRWGNFPSVSAGWVFSREEFFPSDGLVSFGKFSASWGQTGNNQIGTYGSKALVTGSNYVFNGAISPGFITTSAPNPDLGWEIASSMNIGLDLGLFNNKLNFTMAYYKTNTKDLLLDVPVPQQTGYDNVLANIGEMENKGWEFQLAGNNFMVGNLGIGFNANLTSYQNKVLALGPGQDRIATGRDQLFVTQIGHPIAEIYGYKVDGVFKTQDEIDNYPHLDGTITGDLRAVDVNNDGVIDSNDKVSKGTYAPDFTYGFGANVSYKGFNLSFNFTGVEGRTLLDDDLSSLTESGEGFGVPTTYYFENRYHPVNNPDGFLGQPNFGNFSNSRKILRSSVTVEEGNGDYFRFRDLRLGYDFQQDLLDKLKVSALQVYVSGNNLFTSTKWRGWNPDGTSSNILESGYTTGGNYPISSTYTVGLKISY